One genomic segment of [Phormidium] sp. ETS-05 includes these proteins:
- a CDS encoding aldo/keto reductase, translated as MQYRRFGRTELQMPVFSCGGMRYQQSWQDVPLEEITPASQENVEAIIRRALALGINHIETARAYGTSEVQLGQILPQLPREELIVQTKVLPKPDPQEFRRDFDQSMANLKLEWVDLLGIHGINTEELLDQTIRPGGCLDEAKKLQGEGKVRFIGFSTHAPTEIILKAIETNQFDYVNLHWYYINQSNWPAIAAATDRDMGVFIISPADKGGQLYAPPPKLEQLCQPLSPIVFNNLFCLSHPQVHTLSIGASKPTDFDEHIKTLAWLDKAPEVLPPILARWQAEALEILGEEWFYTWDLGLPPPEATPGNINIPVILWLRNLALAYDMLEYGKMRYNLLGNGGHWFPGANAERVMEFDLRSCLARSPHADKIPALLAETHQLLGGQAVQRLSQT; from the coding sequence ATGCAATACCGCAGATTTGGACGCACAGAATTGCAAATGCCGGTGTTTTCTTGCGGCGGGATGCGCTACCAGCAATCTTGGCAAGATGTGCCCCTAGAGGAGATTACCCCTGCTAGCCAGGAAAATGTAGAGGCAATAATTAGACGTGCCTTGGCATTGGGGATCAATCACATTGAGACGGCTCGCGCTTATGGTACTTCTGAGGTCCAACTGGGACAAATCCTGCCTCAGCTACCCCGTGAGGAGTTGATTGTCCAGACGAAAGTTTTGCCCAAACCTGACCCGCAAGAGTTTCGGCGTGACTTTGACCAGTCGATGGCGAATTTAAAACTGGAGTGGGTGGATTTGCTGGGGATACATGGGATTAACACCGAGGAGTTGCTCGACCAGACTATCCGTCCGGGGGGGTGTTTGGATGAAGCCAAAAAGCTGCAAGGGGAGGGAAAAGTCCGGTTTATCGGGTTTTCCACTCACGCACCCACGGAGATTATTCTGAAGGCGATCGAGACGAATCAGTTTGATTACGTGAACCTGCACTGGTACTACATTAATCAGAGTAATTGGCCAGCGATCGCCGCCGCAACCGATCGGGATATGGGGGTATTTATCATCAGTCCGGCGGATAAGGGGGGTCAACTCTATGCGCCACCCCCGAAATTAGAGCAACTTTGCCAGCCTTTAAGCCCGATCGTCTTTAACAATCTGTTTTGTCTGAGTCATCCCCAAGTGCATACCCTCAGCATCGGCGCCAGTAAACCAACCGATTTTGACGAACATATCAAAACTCTGGCTTGGTTGGACAAAGCCCCAGAGGTGTTACCACCCATTTTAGCCCGGTGGCAAGCAGAAGCACTGGAGATTTTAGGAGAAGAGTGGTTTTACACTTGGGATTTGGGATTACCGCCACCAGAAGCCACACCAGGAAATATCAACATTCCCGTGATTCTGTGGTTGCGAAATCTGGCTTTAGCCTACGATATGCTCGAATATGGGAAAATGCGATATAACCTTTTGGGTAACGGCGGGCATTGGTTTCCCGGCGCCAATGCGGAGCGAGTAATGGAATTTGACTTGCGCTCTTGTTTAGCCAGAAGTCCTCATGCTGACAAAATCCCGGCACTCCTGGCTGAAACCCATCAGCTATTGGGGGGGCAGGCGGTGCAGCGTCTATCCCAAACTTGA
- a CDS encoding P-loop NTPase fold protein, translated as MTPDIRKFYRATDPGKGLVVANAEDKKYYIDFADVRGGDIIEKLKQKITFFSPDSPTCALFTGHIGCGKSTELMRLKMELETEGFHVVYFESSEDLSLGDVDIVDVVLAIARRISQSLNSITLGESSKLQDLLQRTWGILNADIQTVKGKIPGAGDVGVGVDGNKFTLALGIGEITAKVKNDSVLRERLNQFLGPQTSQLLDAINTELLEPAISQLKKQGKKGLVAIVDNLDRIDNRAKPGGKPQQEYLFVDGGEYLSKLDCHMVYTMPLALKFSNSYGHLTQRFEDPKVLPMVPVQFPDGRPHEEGMALLRQMVLARAFPDLEPSDRLNAIEQIFQSAATLDRLCRISGGHVRDLLKLLNAWIMEEMQFPLSSDKLEKVIRTCRNEMTIPISDEEWELLRQVRQRKKVSDDRGYQQLIRSRFVFEYRDDSDVWFDVNPILAEAKEMQL; from the coding sequence ATGACACCAGATATTCGGAAATTTTATCGAGCCACAGACCCCGGTAAGGGGCTGGTTGTCGCCAATGCAGAGGATAAAAAGTATTATATTGATTTTGCGGATGTGCGCGGCGGCGACATCATCGAGAAGCTGAAGCAAAAAATTACATTCTTCTCGCCAGATTCCCCCACTTGTGCATTATTTACTGGGCATATTGGTTGTGGCAAATCCACAGAGCTAATGCGGCTAAAAATGGAACTGGAAACCGAAGGGTTTCATGTGGTTTATTTTGAATCTAGCGAAGATTTATCCCTGGGAGATGTGGATATTGTGGATGTGGTGCTGGCGATTGCCCGCCGCATTAGTCAAAGTCTCAATAGCATCACCTTGGGCGAATCTAGTAAGCTGCAAGATTTACTGCAACGTACCTGGGGGATTTTAAATGCCGACATTCAGACAGTGAAAGGCAAAATTCCCGGGGCGGGAGATGTGGGGGTGGGTGTTGACGGCAATAAGTTTACCCTCGCCTTGGGAATTGGCGAAATTACCGCGAAAGTGAAAAATGATTCGGTACTGAGAGAGCGACTAAATCAGTTTTTAGGTCCGCAAACCAGTCAATTATTGGATGCAATTAATACGGAACTGCTCGAACCAGCGATTTCCCAATTAAAAAAACAAGGAAAAAAGGGATTAGTGGCCATCGTGGATAACCTCGATCGCATTGATAACCGAGCCAAGCCGGGGGGAAAGCCGCAACAAGAATATTTATTCGTGGACGGGGGAGAATATTTAAGCAAATTGGATTGCCATATGGTCTATACCATGCCCCTAGCCTTAAAATTCTCTAATAGTTATGGCCATCTCACCCAGAGATTTGAAGACCCGAAAGTATTGCCAATGGTGCCAGTGCAATTCCCCGATGGGAGGCCACATGAAGAGGGGATGGCATTACTGCGGCAAATGGTGCTAGCGCGAGCCTTTCCTGATTTAGAGCCATCCGATCGCTTAAATGCGATTGAGCAGATTTTCCAGAGTGCCGCTACCTTAGACCGCCTCTGTCGCATTAGTGGGGGTCACGTGCGGGATTTGCTGAAATTGTTAAATGCTTGGATTATGGAGGAAATGCAATTTCCCCTGAGTAGCGACAAGTTAGAGAAAGTGATTCGCACCTGTCGCAATGAAATGACTATCCCAATTTCTGATGAAGAGTGGGAGTTATTGCGGCAAGTGCGACAGCGGAAAAAGGTAAGCGACGATCGGGGATATCAGCAACTCATCAGAAGTCGGTTTGTGTTTGAATACCGCGATGATAGTGATGTCTGGTTTGATGTAAATCCAATTTTGGCAGAAGCAAAGGAAATGCAGCTATGA
- the mgsA gene encoding methylglyoxal synthase — translation MATTIALIAHDRKKDEMVNFAKQHSPVLSRYKLIATGTTGQRIQQGTGLPVERLLSGPMGGDAQIAALVATGQVAAVIFFIDPLTAQPHEPDIQALVRICGVHNVALATNLATAEAIVANFARATVAYLIFNPIAGRGNSWERDLEQIQLLLEPHMHLQILLTSPDINPEEQAKEAISAGADIIIASGGDGTVSAVAGPLIGTGIPLGIIPRGTANAFAAAASIPPSLNPIKTACDIILAGKTRTLDVALCNGMPMILLAGIGYEAETVERADREAKNRWGALAYIMAGWQQLEEQQLFETEIELEGAVKNFQAGAITIANAAPATSILAQGMGQVLPNDGLLDVTIATAHTKMEALKTVLNLLGAVFIRSETDPGHIVHLRTRKVKVRVNPSQKVVIDGEIIGSVESLEVECIPCGLTLLAPPGGEACPPALPPEVPNQAG, via the coding sequence ATGGCTACAACGATCGCACTCATCGCCCACGATCGGAAAAAAGACGAAATGGTGAATTTCGCCAAGCAACACAGTCCCGTACTGTCACGGTACAAACTGATTGCGACGGGCACCACAGGGCAGCGGATCCAGCAGGGAACAGGGTTGCCAGTAGAGCGGCTGCTCTCCGGTCCGATGGGGGGAGATGCCCAAATAGCGGCTTTAGTTGCCACGGGACAGGTGGCAGCGGTGATATTTTTCATCGACCCCTTAACCGCTCAACCCCACGAGCCAGATATTCAGGCATTGGTGCGCATTTGCGGCGTGCATAATGTGGCTTTGGCAACTAATCTGGCTACTGCAGAGGCGATCGTCGCCAATTTCGCACGCGCCACCGTAGCATACCTCATATTTAACCCCATTGCCGGTCGGGGCAACAGTTGGGAGCGGGATTTAGAACAAATCCAACTATTACTCGAACCCCATATGCACCTGCAAATTCTCCTCACCTCCCCAGATATCAATCCCGAAGAACAAGCAAAAGAAGCCATTAGCGCTGGCGCCGATATCATCATCGCCTCTGGCGGCGATGGCACCGTCTCCGCCGTTGCCGGTCCACTCATCGGTACTGGTATCCCCCTCGGCATTATTCCCCGAGGCACCGCCAACGCTTTCGCCGCAGCAGCCAGCATTCCCCCATCTTTGAATCCGATTAAAACTGCTTGCGACATTATTTTAGCCGGAAAAACGCGCACCTTAGATGTGGCTTTGTGCAATGGAATGCCAATGATTTTGCTGGCAGGTATTGGGTATGAAGCCGAAACCGTAGAACGTGCCGATAGGGAGGCGAAAAACCGCTGGGGTGCATTGGCATATATTATGGCCGGTTGGCAACAGTTGGAAGAGCAACAACTATTTGAAACCGAAATTGAATTAGAAGGGGCAGTGAAAAACTTTCAAGCCGGAGCCATTACCATTGCCAATGCGGCCCCTGCCACATCGATTTTGGCTCAAGGCATGGGGCAAGTGTTGCCTAATGATGGCCTTTTGGATGTGACGATCGCTACCGCCCATACTAAGATGGAAGCGCTCAAAACCGTACTCAACCTCCTCGGAGCAGTTTTCATCCGCAGTGAAACTGACCCCGGTCATATCGTCCACCTGCGCACGAGAAAAGTTAAAGTGCGGGTTAATCCTTCCCAAAAAGTGGTAATCGACGGGGAAATTATTGGCAGTGTTGAGTCCCTAGAAGTGGAATGTATTCCCTGCGGTTTAACCCTTTTGGCGCCTCCCGGGGGAGAGGCTTGTCCCCCCGCCTTACCCCCAGAAGTGCCGAATCAAGCCGGTTAA
- a CDS encoding DUF928 domain-containing protein: MSGRTRLLSTLATVNLLTWAGLLPAGMGVAAPDSLGSPKSEIYQVAGYRPPANLGKPPTTGGGSRGETCDRLSTPEGADIPITALVPKSATGEPDWALTVSDRPDFYVYVPPTPAREAEFVLRDEEWNEVYRTTVALDGSAGIVRVAMPKSTAPLELGKNYRWHFALICPAGQQGNADDIAVVEGWTRRHSVDDALAAALKQAKTPGEIAEAYARNGIWYDALSTIAAQLRQSPEDTATREEWQNLLLSAGLTQFVLSP; this comes from the coding sequence ATGAGCGGACGAACCCGTTTACTTTCTACCCTCGCTACGGTGAACTTGTTGACCTGGGCCGGACTGCTACCCGCCGGAATGGGGGTAGCTGCTCCGGACAGTCTGGGCTCCCCCAAAAGTGAAATATATCAAGTGGCTGGTTACAGGCCCCCAGCCAATCTGGGTAAACCCCCTACCACTGGCGGGGGTAGTCGAGGGGAAACTTGCGATCGGCTCTCCACCCCGGAAGGAGCCGATATCCCGATCACGGCTCTAGTGCCTAAGTCCGCCACTGGCGAGCCTGACTGGGCTCTAACCGTATCCGATCGTCCTGATTTCTATGTCTATGTTCCCCCAACTCCCGCCCGCGAAGCAGAATTCGTTCTCAGAGATGAAGAATGGAACGAAGTTTATCGCACCACTGTAGCCCTTGACGGCTCGGCGGGAATTGTGCGGGTGGCGATGCCAAAGTCAACAGCTCCCCTGGAACTGGGCAAAAACTACCGTTGGCATTTCGCCTTAATTTGCCCTGCGGGCCAACAAGGCAATGCTGATGATATCGCCGTGGTGGAAGGCTGGACCCGCCGCCACAGCGTAGATGATGCTCTGGCTGCAGCTCTCAAACAAGCTAAAACCCCTGGGGAAATTGCCGAAGCCTACGCCAGAAATGGCATTTGGTATGATGCCCTCAGCACGATCGCCGCACAACTGCGCCAGTCGCCAGAAGATACCGCCACCCGTGAAGAATGGCAAAATTTGCTCTTATCGGCGGGTTTGACTCAATTTGTCCTTAGTCCTTAG